In Cytobacillus oceanisediminis, the following proteins share a genomic window:
- the pseH gene encoding UDP-4-amino-4,6-dideoxy-N-acetyl-beta-L-altrosamine N-acetyltransferase: MISISKAELKDICKKDLEKILDWRNKESVRKVMYNSNIILLEEHLNWYEGLKDSNTSLSKVFYYDNVPYGILNINKIDRTNNKCEWGFYIGANDAPKGMGTLLGYTSLNYIFGELSIRKLCAEVISFNNKSVTFHQKLGFSKEGLLRKHVIKNDRFHDVHLFGLFKEEWEKNSLNIRSLIEGRYFL; encoded by the coding sequence ATGATATCAATTTCAAAGGCAGAGCTAAAGGATATTTGTAAAAAGGATTTGGAAAAAATACTTGATTGGCGTAATAAGGAATCGGTTAGAAAAGTGATGTATAATAGCAACATTATTTTATTGGAGGAGCATCTTAATTGGTATGAAGGATTAAAAGATAGCAACACAAGTTTATCTAAGGTATTTTATTATGATAATGTTCCATATGGAATATTAAATATAAATAAAATTGATCGAACCAATAATAAGTGTGAGTGGGGCTTTTATATCGGTGCAAATGATGCTCCAAAGGGTATGGGAACACTTTTGGGATATACATCTTTAAATTATATATTTGGAGAACTGTCAATCAGGAAATTATGTGCTGAAGTTATAAGCTTTAATAATAAAAGTGTAACATTTCATCAAAAGCTTGGTTTTAGTAAAGAAGGGCTGCTTCGCAAACATGTAATTAAAAATGATAGATTTCATGATGTTCATTTATTTGGACTATTCAAAGAAGAGTGGGAGAAAAATTCATTAAATATTAGAAGTTTAATTGAGGGTAGGTATTTTTTATGA